One part of the Dermacentor silvarum isolate Dsil-2018 chromosome 6, BIME_Dsil_1.4, whole genome shotgun sequence genome encodes these proteins:
- the LOC119456347 gene encoding mediator of RNA polymerase II transcription subunit 6: MEAGKENPLVLSWHDTAWLPALDPSNVMDYFSERSNPFYDRTCNNEIVKMQRLNPDQLTHMTGLEYVLLHAQDPILYVVRKQHRHSPTQVTPLADYYVLAGVVYQAPDLGSVLNSRLLGAAHALQGALHEAMGYARYHPSRGYWWHFKDNPAATTATTTPATTGAAPSNTGASLFQRRRVDMLLAELAAKFPPEPPKPEPADVKPAKTADKKQARPAS, encoded by the exons ATGGAAGCGGGAAAAGAAAACCCTCTGGTCCTTTCGTGGCACGACACGGCGTGGTTGCCCGCGCTAGACCCTTCAAATGTGATGGACTACTTCTCAGAACGTAGCAATCCGTTTTATGACCGCACGTGCAACAATGAGATCGTGAAGATGCAGCGATTGAATCCCGACCAGTTGACCCACATGACGGGCCTGGAATACGTGCTGTTGCATGCACAGGATCCCATCCTGTACGTGGTGCGCAAACAGCATCGCCACTCGCCTACCCAG GTGACACCGCTGGCCGACTACTACGTGCTAGCAGGCGTTGTCTACCAGGCGCCGGACCTCGGCTCGGTGCTCAACTCGAGACTGTTGGGTGCTGCTCACGCGCTGCAGGGCGCGCTCCACGAAGCCATGGGCTACGCGAGGTACCACCCGTCGCGAGGATATTGGTGGCACTTCAAGGACAACCCCGCTGCTACCACTGCTACCACGACGCCCGCCACTACCGGCGCCGCGCCGAGCAACACAGGCGCGAGCCTATTCCAGCGGCGCCGGGTTGATATGCTCCTCGCGGAGCTGGCGGCAAAATTCCCTCCCGAGCCGCCCAAGCCGGAGCCCGCCGACGTCAAGCCGGCGAAGACCGCCGACAAGAAGCAGGCCCGACCCGCGTCTTAG